Proteins encoded together in one Oryzias latipes chromosome 11, ASM223467v1 window:
- the LOC101172593 gene encoding tumor necrosis factor-like: MVSDIIGVSPKQEAPFKRGPSRFSTQNKSEEGHRRRANQRNRLRTMEGQCSVPMIISGHTEAEQPKSLRGKPSSRIAAVMLAVILCLATAAAAVLFFSSHTKHPEVHEDSFHLKLRQISNVRAAIHVEGKYNPSLDTSIEWIRGVDQFHFQGGLDLDNNEIVIPRKGLYFVYSQASFEVSCSGDASSMVQLSHTVQRWSSSYGREDDKTYRTILHSIRTACQRKESDEQDANGDWYTAVYMGAVFNLEKGDRLRTVMKKSMLEQLEDNPGNTFFGAFAL, encoded by the exons ATGGTGAGTGACATCATTGGAGTTTCCCCAAAGCAGGAAGCTCCTTTTAAAAGAGGCCCTAGCAGATTCAGCACACAGAACAAATCAGAAGAAGGACACAGAAGAAGAGCGAACCAGAGGAACAGACTCAGAACCATGGAAGGTCAATGCAGTGTCCCAATGATCATCAGTGGCCACACAGAAGCGGAACAACCGAAGAGTCTGAGAGGGAAGCCAAGCTCCAGGATCGCAGCGGTGATGCTGGCCGTCATTCTCTGCCTTGCCACAGCCGCTGCAGCGGTACTCTTCTTCAGCTCGCATACCAAG CATCCAGAAGTACACGAAGACTCATTTC ATCTCAAACTCAGGCAGATTTCCAACGTGAGAGCAGCCATTCATGTGGAAG GAAAATACAACCCCTCCCTGGACACCTCCATTGAGTGGATTAGAGGGGTGGATCAGTTCCACTTCCAGGGGGGTCTAGACCTGGACAACAATGAGATTGTGATTCCTCGCAAAGGCCTCTACTTCGTTTACAGCCAAGCATCGTTTGAGGTTAGCTGCAGCGGCGACGCCAGCTCCATGGTCCAGCTTAGCCACACCGTGCAGCGCTGGTCTAGTTCATACGGGAGGGAAGACGACAAGACCTATCGGACCATTCTGCACTCGATACGCACGGCATGCCAGAGGAAAGAAAGCGATGAGCAGGATGCCAATGGAGACTGGTACACCGCTGTGTACATGGGGGCTGTGTTCAACCTGGAAAAAGGGGACAGGCTGAGGACAGTGATGAAGAAGAGCATGCTAGAGCAGCTGGAGGACAATCCGGGGAACACCTTCTTCGGTGCGTTTGCTTTGTAA